GCCCCGGTGCTGGAGCAGCTGGAGCCCGGGCTGCTGGTGGCCGGCGGGCACTACCGCAACGGGGTGCTGCTGGCCCCGGCCAGCGCCGAATGGGTGGTCGACCAGGTGGAGGCCAGCGGCGAGCCTCGTTAAGACGCCGTTATGGCGGAAGGGCACCCCTGCTGCGTACGGTCGAGGCGGTGACGTCGTTACCTCCCATCACCGCCACCACAGACATGACGCTGCTTTCCGGCCTGCCCCGCCGCACCGCCGCCGCCCTGGCCCTCTCGGGTCTCTCCCTGTCCCTGGCCGCCTGCGGCGGCGGGGAGACCGGCACAGGGCTCACCGGCACCCTGAACGGTGCCGGCGCCTCCTTCCCAGCCGCCATCTACCAGCGCTGGTTCAAGGACATGAGCGGGGAGGGCATCAACGTGAACTACCAGTCGGTGGGCTCGGGTGCCGGGGTGCGCCAGTTCCAGGCCGGCACGGTGGATTTCGCCGCCTCCGACGCGCCGATGAAGGCCGAGGACATCGCCAAGGTGCCCCGGGGTGTGCTGCAGATCCCGATGACGGCCGGCGCCATTGCCGTGGCCTACAACAACCCCGGCTGCGAGCTCAAGCTCACCCAGAAGCAACTGGCTGACATCTTCCTGGGCAAGATCACCAACTACAGCGAGCTGGGCTGCGACGACCGGAAGATCACCATCGTGCACCGCTCCGACGGTTCCGGCACCACCTACAACTTCACCAAGCACCTCGCCGCCATCAGCCCGGAGTGGAAGGCTGGCCCGGGGGCCGATAAATCCGTGAACTGGCCCACCGGCGTCGGTGCCAAGGGCAACGAGGGCGTGGCGGCCCAGCTGGGTCAGGTGGAGGGAGGTCTGGGCTACGTGGAAGTGGCCTACGTGAAGGACCCGCTCCAGGCGGCGGCGCTGGAGAACGCCTCCGGCGACATCGTGAAGCCCACCAACGAAACGGAAAGCGAGGCGCTCGGCGCCATCGATCTCGGCCCCGATCTGATCGGTGGCGATCCCAACCCCGCCAAGGGCTATCCGATCGTCACCTTCACCTGGATCCTGGCCTACGAGACCGGCAACGGCGACAAGACCGAACTGCTCAAGAAGGTCTTCAACACGATGCTCTCCGAGCCCAACCAGGCCCTGGCCCCGGAACTGGGCTACGTGACCATGCCCTCCGGCGTGGTGGAGAAATCCATGGCCGCCGTCGCCCGGATCAGCCCCTGAACCTGGTTTGCCCGGTAGGCCTCTGCCCGTTGCGGCAGGGCCTCAGCCAGCCCCCTGCCGGGGGCTTTTTTCATGGCTGATCCTGCTGTCGCTTCGTCTGAGCATGCCGAGGACAAGCAACAAAAAAGCCCCCCGAAGGGGGCCAGGGCTCACAAGGCGCGCCTGAGCGTCAGAGCGCCGGAAGTGGGGCCACTCAGGGCTGGGCGGTCACTTGCTCTCGGTGAATTCAGCGTCGATCACATCGTCGCTGGCGGAACCGCTGCCGGCCTCGGCACTGGCGC
This sequence is a window from Cyanobium sp. PCC 7001. Protein-coding genes within it:
- the pstS gene encoding phosphate ABC transporter substrate-binding protein PstS; translation: MTLLSGLPRRTAAALALSGLSLSLAACGGGETGTGLTGTLNGAGASFPAAIYQRWFKDMSGEGINVNYQSVGSGAGVRQFQAGTVDFAASDAPMKAEDIAKVPRGVLQIPMTAGAIAVAYNNPGCELKLTQKQLADIFLGKITNYSELGCDDRKITIVHRSDGSGTTYNFTKHLAAISPEWKAGPGADKSVNWPTGVGAKGNEGVAAQLGQVEGGLGYVEVAYVKDPLQAAALENASGDIVKPTNETESEALGAIDLGPDLIGGDPNPAKGYPIVTFTWILAYETGNGDKTELLKKVFNTMLSEPNQALAPELGYVTMPSGVVEKSMAAVARISP